In one Sulfitobacter sp. LCG007 genomic region, the following are encoded:
- the glpK gene encoding glycerol kinase GlpK, which yields MTHILAIDQGTTSTRAIVFDAKMKIVATAQKEFPQHFPASGWVEHDPEDLWRSTLETCREAIESAKVEPAGIAGIGITNQRETTVVWEATTGKAVHNAIVWQDRRTAEQCRELREAGHEEMFSERTGLLIDPYFSGTKLKWILDNVEGARDRAARGELLFGTVDSFLIWKLTDGASHVTDATNACRTLLYDIHKGRWSTTICGLFDIPGEMLPEVKDCAADFGETAETHFGARIPILGVAGDQQAATLGQACFEPGMLKSTYGTGCFALLNTGEKAVRSRNRLLTTIAYQFDGRPTYALEGSIFIAGAVVQWLRDGLGIIGSASETQGLAEAADPEQEVILVPAFVGLGAPYWNAECRGAVFGLTRGTGPAELARAALESVGYQTRDLLEAMHADWQDEAAAPTLRVDGGMSASDWAMQFLADILGASVDRPKVLETTALGVAWLAGQRAGIYPDMAGFAATWALDRTFEPKSQAVDRDPKYAAWKRAVEATIRA from the coding sequence ATGACGCATATCCTCGCCATCGACCAGGGCACGACCTCGACGCGTGCCATCGTTTTCGACGCGAAGATGAAGATCGTCGCCACCGCCCAGAAGGAATTCCCGCAGCATTTCCCCGCAAGTGGCTGGGTCGAGCATGATCCCGAGGACCTTTGGCGGTCGACGCTCGAAACCTGCCGCGAGGCCATCGAAAGCGCCAAGGTCGAGCCGGCCGGGATCGCAGGGATCGGCATCACCAACCAGCGCGAGACGACCGTGGTCTGGGAGGCAACGACCGGCAAGGCGGTTCACAACGCCATCGTCTGGCAGGACCGGCGCACGGCCGAGCAGTGCCGGGAGCTGCGAGAGGCTGGACATGAGGAGATGTTCAGCGAGCGGACGGGGCTGCTGATCGACCCTTATTTCTCGGGAACCAAGCTCAAGTGGATCCTCGACAACGTCGAGGGCGCGCGCGACCGGGCGGCGCGCGGCGAACTGCTGTTCGGGACGGTGGACAGTTTCCTGATCTGGAAGCTCACGGACGGCGCGTCCCACGTCACCGACGCCACGAATGCCTGCCGCACGCTGCTTTACGACATCCACAAGGGACGCTGGAGTACGACGATCTGCGGACTGTTCGACATACCCGGCGAGATGTTGCCGGAGGTGAAGGATTGCGCCGCTGACTTCGGCGAGACGGCCGAAACGCATTTCGGAGCGCGGATTCCCATTCTCGGGGTGGCCGGCGACCAGCAGGCGGCGACACTCGGGCAGGCGTGTTTCGAACCGGGAATGCTGAAGTCGACATACGGAACCGGTTGCTTCGCGCTGCTTAATACCGGCGAGAAGGCGGTTCGGTCGCGAAACCGGTTGCTGACGACCATCGCCTACCAGTTCGACGGTCGACCCACCTATGCGCTCGAAGGGTCGATCTTCATCGCGGGAGCGGTCGTGCAATGGCTGCGCGACGGGCTCGGCATCATCGGCTCTGCCTCCGAGACGCAGGGCCTGGCCGAAGCGGCCGATCCAGAGCAGGAGGTGATCCTGGTTCCGGCTTTCGTGGGTCTTGGCGCACCCTACTGGAACGCCGAATGCCGCGGCGCTGTCTTCGGACTGACGCGGGGCACCGGCCCTGCCGAGCTTGCCAGGGCGGCTTTGGAAAGCGTCGGATACCAGACACGCGATCTGCTCGAGGCGATGCACGCGGACTGGCAGGACGAGGCGGCCGCGCCAACGTTGCGGGTGGACGGCGGGATGAGCGCCAGCGACTGGGCAATGCAGTTTCTGGCCGACATCCTAGGTGCGTCGGTGGACCGCCCCAAGGTACTGGAAACGACGGCGCTTGGTGTTGCCTGGCTCGCGGGCCAGCGTGCCGGGATCTATCCTGACATGGCCGGATTCGCCGCGACATGGGCGCTTGACCGCACGTTCGAGCCAAAGTCGCAGGCGGTGGACCGTGACCCGAAATACGCAGCCTGGAAGCGCGCAGTCGAAGCGACGATTCGCGCCTGA
- the glpD gene encoding glycerol-3-phosphate dehydrogenase — translation MPHSSSAPDSYDLFVIGGGVNGCGIARDAAGRGLRVALAEMGDLASATSSASTKLFHGGLRYLEYFEIRLVRHALAEREVLLRAMPHISWPMRFVLPYHSDMRFETDTPASRLLSSVMPWMKGRRPAWMIRCGLFLYDHLGGRTILPGTRTVDLRGAPEGKPLQDRFTTAFEYSDCWIEDSRLVVLNARDAEARGAKIMVRTKVESARREGDLWHIELRDVDTGAASAVSAKMLVNAGGPWVGEILSGKVHVNSAAGVRLVRGSHIVTPRLYGHDKCYFLQGSDGRIIFTIPYETDFTLIGTTDAEHDDPDTAPVCTPEEKRYLIDFANGYFKQSIGEEDVVWTYSGVRPLYDDGASSATAATRDYTLKVDEVGGAPVLNIFGGKITTYRKLAEDAMDKIAPYFPGLSGPWTAGVALPGGQFEVSGVDALVDGLLADFPFLDARWARRLVRAYGTESRDILSGASVIGDMGRAFGATLSEREVIWLMEREFARRAEDVVWRRSKLGLRMSSEEIAQLDVWMQAWGLDLRGGQG, via the coding sequence GTGCCGCATTCTTCTTCGGCGCCAGATAGTTACGACCTCTTCGTGATCGGCGGCGGGGTCAATGGCTGCGGCATCGCACGCGATGCCGCCGGGCGGGGCCTGAGGGTGGCGCTGGCCGAGATGGGCGATCTGGCCTCGGCGACCTCTTCGGCCTCGACCAAGCTGTTCCACGGCGGATTACGCTACCTCGAATATTTCGAGATCCGTCTTGTCCGGCATGCGCTTGCCGAGCGCGAGGTGCTTTTGCGCGCCATGCCGCATATTTCATGGCCGATGCGCTTCGTGCTGCCGTATCATTCCGACATGCGCTTCGAGACCGACACGCCGGCCTCGCGTCTGCTGTCGAGCGTCATGCCCTGGATGAAAGGGCGCCGCCCGGCCTGGATGATCCGCTGCGGCCTTTTCCTCTACGACCATCTCGGGGGCCGGACGATCCTGCCGGGCACGCGCACGGTTGATCTGCGTGGCGCGCCCGAAGGGAAGCCGCTGCAGGACCGGTTCACGACCGCTTTCGAGTATTCCGACTGCTGGATCGAGGATTCGCGTCTCGTCGTCCTGAACGCCCGCGATGCTGAGGCGCGCGGCGCGAAGATCATGGTGCGCACGAAGGTCGAATCCGCCCGGCGCGAGGGCGATCTCTGGCATATCGAGCTGCGCGATGTCGACACCGGCGCCGCCTCTGCCGTCAGCGCGAAGATGCTGGTGAATGCCGGCGGCCCCTGGGTCGGAGAGATCCTGAGCGGCAAGGTGCATGTCAACTCCGCGGCGGGTGTGCGCCTCGTGCGCGGCAGCCATATCGTCACGCCGCGGCTCTACGGTCACGACAAGTGCTATTTCCTGCAGGGTTCGGACGGGCGGATCATCTTCACGATCCCTTACGAGACCGACTTCACCCTGATCGGCACCACCGACGCGGAGCATGACGATCCCGACACGGCCCCCGTCTGCACGCCGGAGGAGAAGCGCTACCTGATCGACTTCGCCAACGGCTATTTCAAGCAGTCGATCGGCGAGGAGGATGTCGTATGGACTTATTCCGGGGTACGGCCGCTCTATGACGATGGCGCTAGCAGCGCGACGGCGGCGACGCGGGACTACACGCTGAAGGTCGACGAGGTCGGCGGGGCACCGGTGCTCAACATCTTCGGGGGCAAGATCACCACCTACCGAAAGCTTGCCGAAGACGCGATGGACAAGATCGCGCCTTATTTTCCGGGTCTTTCCGGACCCTGGACGGCCGGCGTGGCATTGCCGGGGGGGCAGTTCGAAGTCAGCGGCGTCGATGCGCTGGTCGATGGTCTGCTCGCTGACTTTCCCTTCCTCGATGCGCGCTGGGCAAGGCGGCTCGTCCGGGCCTATGGTACGGAAAGCCGCGATATCCTTTCGGGCGCGTCGGTCATCGGCGATATGGGGCGCGCCTTCGGAGCGACGCTGAGCGAGCGCGAGGTGATCTGGCTCATGGAGCGCGAATTCGCGCGCCGGGCCGAGGATGTCGTCTGGCGGCGCAGCAAGCTTGGCCTGCGGATGAGCTCGGAAGAGATCGCGCAGCTCGATGTCTGGATGCAGGCGTGGGGGTTGGATCTAAGGGGAGGGCAGGGATGA
- a CDS encoding indolepyruvate oxidoreductase subunit beta family protein, translating to MNGAAPTLSPRPPREKSDGIIKLAVMAVGGQGGGVLSGWIESLARDQGYACQTTSVAGVAQRTGSTIYYVEMVPAAAGATPVFALAPSAGDVDILIAAELMEAGRAILRGFVTPDRTTVIASTHRALAVSEKSVPGDGIATAEEVRAAADIAARRVVLGDMERLAVAQGSVISASLFGALAGSGALPFPRVAFEAAIRRGGRGTQASLAAFAAGFAAAQEPRAQSAPTGEATPAREPEGPGRDDWAALARRASDLPEPVRDMALAGLRKVVGFQDLAYGREYLDRLDGLGKRDSAAQGHRFTREAAKYLANAMAYDDVIRVAGLKTEGERFRRIRSEMGAADGMLMQLTEFMHPRAEEIAGLLPAGLGARVAGSDRAMRLVDRLFNKGRRIRTDGLGGFLSLYVLAGLRGWRRRTYRHAQEKAHLEAWLARALARIDEDYDLAVEILRCRRLIKGYSDTHARGLTKFDRVMAGADRLAGREDAAPWVARLREAALGDEEGKALDGALRTIETFIGDTQTTEAAT from the coding sequence ATGAATGGGGCCGCTCCGACGCTGTCACCGCGTCCGCCGCGCGAGAAGTCCGATGGCATCATCAAGCTTGCCGTCATGGCCGTGGGCGGGCAGGGGGGCGGGGTGTTGTCCGGCTGGATCGAGAGCCTCGCGCGCGATCAGGGCTACGCCTGCCAGACGACCAGCGTCGCGGGTGTCGCGCAGCGCACGGGGTCGACGATCTATTATGTCGAGATGGTGCCCGCCGCCGCCGGGGCAACGCCGGTTTTCGCGCTTGCCCCCTCGGCGGGCGATGTCGACATCCTGATCGCGGCCGAGCTGATGGAGGCGGGCAGGGCAATCCTGCGGGGTTTCGTCACGCCGGATCGAACCACCGTGATCGCCTCGACCCACCGAGCCCTTGCGGTATCGGAAAAATCCGTGCCGGGCGACGGGATCGCGACGGCGGAAGAGGTCAGGGCCGCCGCCGATATCGCCGCCCGGCGGGTGGTTCTCGGCGACATGGAGCGTCTCGCGGTTGCGCAGGGCTCGGTGATTTCGGCATCGCTCTTCGGCGCGCTCGCGGGGTCGGGCGCGCTGCCCTTCCCGCGCGTCGCATTCGAGGCGGCGATCCGGCGCGGCGGGCGCGGAACGCAGGCTTCGCTCGCGGCCTTCGCCGCGGGCTTCGCGGCGGCGCAGGAGCCACGGGCGCAATCGGCACCGACCGGCGAGGCCACACCGGCCCGAGAACCGGAAGGCCCCGGACGGGACGACTGGGCCGCCCTCGCCCGGCGGGCATCCGATCTTCCCGAGCCGGTCCGCGACATGGCCCTTGCCGGTCTGCGCAAGGTGGTCGGCTTTCAGGATCTGGCCTACGGACGCGAATACCTTGACCGTCTGGACGGTCTGGGCAAGCGCGACAGCGCAGCGCAAGGCCATCGGTTCACCCGCGAGGCGGCAAAGTATCTGGCCAACGCGATGGCCTATGACGATGTCATCCGCGTCGCGGGGCTGAAAACGGAAGGCGAGCGGTTCAGGCGCATCCGCAGCGAGATGGGCGCAGCGGATGGCATGCTGATGCAGCTTACGGAATTCATGCATCCGCGCGCCGAAGAAATCGCAGGGCTGCTTCCCGCCGGCCTGGGTGCCCGTGTCGCTGGCTCCGACAGGGCGATGCGGCTGGTCGACCGCCTCTTCAACAAGGGAAGGCGGATCAGGACGGACGGCCTGGGCGGGTTTCTGTCGCTTTATGTTCTCGCCGGTCTGAGGGGGTGGCGGCGCAGGACCTACCGCCACGCACAGGAAAAGGCGCATCTGGAAGCGTGGCTCGCCCGCGCGCTGGCCCGGATCGACGAAGACTACGATCTTGCGGTGGAGATCCTGCGGTGCCGCCGCCTGATCAAGGGATATTCGGACACCCATGCACGGGGCCTGACGAAATTCGACCGCGTGATGGCGGGCGCGGACCGGCTGGCGGGTCGTGAGGACGCCGCACCCTGGGTCGCGCGCCTGCGGGAGGCGGCGCTTGGCGATGAGGAGGGAAAGGCGCTCGACGGAGCGCTTCGGACGATCGAGACATTCATCGGAGACACGCAGACCACTGAGGCTGCGACATGA
- a CDS encoding thiamine pyrophosphate-dependent enzyme, with the protein MAERSFKAEVEDLRKGAGETFTGEGILAITKALLENGVGYVGGYQGAPISHLMDVLADAEDLLGELGVRFEANASEAAAAAMLAASVHYPIRGAVTFKGAVGVNVASDALANLSSSGVTGGALVIVGEDYGEGSSIMQERSHAFAMKSQFWLLDPRPNLPSIVKAVGDGFELSEASGTPVMLMVRIRSCHVTGQFETRDNRRPDLTVREALAQPRKDFSRVVLPPMSYQHEQDKVNRRWPAAETFIRERGLNEFFGPREGPVGIVCQGGMYNGVIRALQRLGLADLYGKTDVPIYCLNVTYPLVRDEFLDFVAGMKSVLVVEEGQPEFIEQQMAAMLYRAGSSVTLCGKGMLPMAGEYTGQVLLDGIADFLGSHAPDLLPDRVRAPNAEAPQIPDLSKTVPMRPPGFCTGCPERPIFAAMKLVQKELGQHQISGDIGCHLFGSLPPFEIGGQTMGYGLGPASNAAFDGGGEKRAISILGDGGFWHNGLSSSIGNMVFNKADSVALIVDNFYSAATGGQDVLSSRARNETKATNHPISEAVKGIGVKWVRQIDRTYDVPRMAAVLREALTTDYTGPKVIVASSECMLNRQRRERPARAKAMKEGRRVEAPRFGVDAAVCTGDHACMRLSGCPSLSLKRLDDPLRDDPVATIDQTCVGCGNCGEVADAAVLCPSFYRADVVHNPGRVERWREGIRARVIDRLIRRRARRQLSFPEAGA; encoded by the coding sequence AGGCATTGCTCGAGAATGGCGTGGGTTATGTCGGGGGCTACCAGGGCGCGCCGATCAGCCATCTGATGGATGTGCTGGCCGATGCCGAGGACCTGCTGGGCGAACTCGGGGTCCGGTTCGAGGCCAACGCCTCCGAAGCCGCCGCGGCCGCGATGCTCGCCGCGAGCGTGCACTACCCGATCCGCGGGGCCGTGACCTTCAAGGGTGCGGTTGGCGTGAATGTCGCCTCCGACGCTCTGGCGAACCTGTCCTCGTCGGGCGTCACGGGCGGGGCTCTGGTGATCGTGGGCGAGGACTATGGCGAGGGCAGTTCCATCATGCAGGAGCGCAGCCATGCCTTCGCGATGAAGTCCCAGTTCTGGTTGCTGGACCCGCGCCCGAACCTGCCGTCGATCGTCAAGGCCGTCGGCGACGGGTTCGAGCTGAGCGAGGCTTCGGGCACGCCGGTGATGCTGATGGTGCGCATCCGGTCCTGTCATGTGACCGGGCAGTTCGAAACGCGCGACAACCGGCGCCCCGACCTCACGGTGCGGGAGGCGCTGGCGCAGCCGCGCAAGGACTTCTCGCGCGTCGTGCTGCCGCCGATGAGCTACCAGCACGAACAGGACAAGGTGAACCGCCGCTGGCCCGCGGCCGAGACGTTCATACGAGAACGGGGGCTGAACGAATTCTTCGGCCCGCGGGAGGGACCGGTGGGGATTGTTTGCCAGGGGGGCATGTACAATGGGGTCATCCGCGCCTTGCAGCGGCTGGGGCTCGCGGATCTCTACGGGAAGACCGACGTTCCGATCTACTGCCTGAACGTCACCTATCCGCTGGTGCGCGACGAGTTCCTGGATTTCGTCGCCGGCATGAAATCGGTCCTCGTGGTCGAGGAAGGCCAGCCGGAATTCATCGAGCAGCAGATGGCCGCGATGCTTTACCGGGCCGGCAGCAGCGTCACGCTTTGCGGCAAGGGCATGCTGCCGATGGCAGGAGAGTATACCGGACAGGTCCTGCTTGACGGCATCGCGGATTTCCTCGGCAGCCATGCGCCGGACCTGCTTCCCGACCGGGTGCGTGCGCCCAATGCCGAGGCGCCCCAAATTCCGGACCTGTCGAAGACGGTGCCGATGCGCCCGCCCGGATTCTGCACCGGCTGCCCCGAGCGGCCCATCTTCGCCGCCATGAAGCTGGTCCAGAAGGAGCTCGGCCAGCACCAGATCAGCGGCGATATCGGCTGTCATCTCTTCGGATCCCTGCCGCCCTTCGAGATCGGCGGGCAGACCATGGGCTACGGACTTGGCCCGGCGTCGAACGCGGCCTTCGACGGGGGCGGCGAGAAGCGCGCGATCTCGATCCTCGGAGACGGGGGCTTCTGGCACAACGGGCTTTCGTCCTCCATCGGCAACATGGTCTTCAACAAGGCCGACAGCGTAGCGCTGATCGTGGACAACTTCTATTCCGCGGCCACCGGCGGCCAGGATGTCCTGTCGAGTCGCGCGCGCAACGAGACGAAGGCGACGAACCATCCGATATCGGAGGCGGTGAAGGGCATCGGCGTCAAATGGGTGCGCCAGATCGACCGGACCTATGACGTTCCGCGAATGGCTGCGGTGCTGCGCGAGGCGCTGACGACGGACTACACGGGGCCCAAGGTCATTGTGGCCTCCAGCGAATGCATGCTGAATCGCCAGCGCCGCGAACGCCCGGCGCGCGCGAAGGCCATGAAGGAAGGTCGAAGGGTCGAGGCTCCGCGCTTCGGCGTCGACGCCGCGGTCTGTACGGGCGATCACGCCTGCATGCGTCTGTCGGGCTGCCCGTCGCTGTCGCTGAAGCGTCTGGACGATCCGTTGCGCGACGATCCCGTGGCAACGATCGACCAGACCTGCGTGGGCTGCGGAAACTGCGGTGAGGTCGCCGATGCCGCGGTGCTCTGTCCGTCGTTCTACCGCGCCGACGTCGTCCACAATCCCGGCCGCGTCGAGCGATGGCGGGAAGGGATACGCGCGCGCGTCATCGACAGGTTGATCCGGCGGCGCGCCCGGCGGCAACTGAGCTTTCCGGAGGCGGGCGCATGA